In Micromonospora sp. LH3U1, one genomic interval encodes:
- a CDS encoding S8 family serine peptidase, which translates to MALTAAGLTSLPGSATAAPTSSGPTARYLVQLDEEPLATYTGGVPGIAGTKPADGAKLNRTSGNANAYRDHLRRERKSVLDRVGVPADRTRVTMETAFNGFAAELTGPQAARLRASRGVRAVYESQKVHAATSHTPDYLGLTGKGGVWKKEFGGDSRAGEGVIVGVIDSGYWPESASFAPLPSPRPDQAVIDAKWKGTCDVGVEAPVTCNNKVIGARWYNDSGIADAFPDDYSSPRDRNGHGTHTASTAAGIHGVRATSGTQDLGMISGMAPAARLAIYKALYDNGAGGATGTDVDIVHAIDDAVADGVDVINYSIGDDSERFGAIDATFFNAAAAGVFVAAAAGNSGPFANTVDNTTPWLTTVAASTTDRQNTRKLTLGNGTTIAGVGMGATGVGPARLVFAKDSALDPDGAYGAGLCADDTLDPAKVKGAIVLCVRGEIPRTDKSIEVARAGGVGMVLYNEELNSLNADVQTVPTVHINEVDLATVTAYVAKGNATATISPSKLETVEAPAVAAFSSAGPSNLNAGELLKPDISAPGQDIVAAFSPSIGGNDFALESGTSMAAPHIAGIAALLLAKHPGWSPAAVRSALMTSAVDKTDKGNPIKIGTYDATPLNYGAGQVEPGSAFDPGLVYDSNQQDWIQYLCGVSADRGSDFGLADLEGCDTIGAIETAQLNYPSISLGRMVGKQTVTRTVTNVSDKTSTYTSSVQAPAGYKVKVTPTKMQIRPGKSARFTVEVTNTGGPFDTWADGSLTWRDQFKHEVRSPLVVHNSGLIAPDAITGKGTFGSVRIAAEVGYKGQLISQLSGLTSGTSSVVTLRGDGPSWDWSTSNNLPVPLPASISRTTLHVPAGTRSPLVQVTSERPTCSHIDWDDEEGVMECTEFSLNVYDKFGKFVTATVSGRDGAKVTLPDGAGDYIVVVEQEFTENMPEGANAYTITSYLPGAPGTSTGRFTIDPKQRSVQPGATANLTLRWFGLAPGQRYLGVLEFRNGDGSLKTVPVTVQS; encoded by the coding sequence GTGGCGCTGACCGCGGCCGGCCTGACCAGCCTGCCCGGCAGCGCCACCGCCGCGCCGACCAGCAGTGGACCGACCGCCCGCTACCTTGTTCAGCTCGACGAGGAGCCGCTGGCCACCTACACCGGCGGTGTTCCCGGGATCGCGGGGACGAAGCCGGCCGACGGCGCCAAGCTGAACCGCACCTCGGGCAACGCCAACGCGTACCGCGATCACCTGCGCCGGGAACGCAAGTCCGTGCTGGACCGCGTCGGCGTGCCAGCCGACCGCACCCGCGTCACCATGGAGACCGCGTTCAACGGCTTCGCCGCCGAGCTGACCGGTCCGCAGGCCGCCCGGCTGCGCGCCAGCCGCGGTGTGCGGGCGGTGTACGAGAGCCAGAAGGTGCACGCAGCCACCTCGCACACCCCGGACTATCTGGGCCTCACCGGCAAGGGCGGGGTGTGGAAGAAGGAGTTCGGCGGGGACTCCCGCGCGGGCGAGGGCGTCATCGTCGGGGTCATCGACAGCGGGTACTGGCCGGAGAGCGCGAGCTTCGCGCCGCTGCCCAGCCCACGCCCGGACCAGGCCGTCATCGACGCCAAGTGGAAGGGCACCTGCGACGTTGGCGTCGAGGCACCGGTCACCTGCAACAACAAGGTGATCGGCGCACGCTGGTACAACGACAGCGGGATCGCCGACGCGTTCCCGGACGACTACTCCTCGCCTCGCGACCGCAACGGCCACGGCACCCACACGGCCAGCACCGCGGCCGGCATCCACGGCGTACGGGCGACGTCGGGCACCCAGGACCTGGGCATGATCTCCGGCATGGCGCCGGCCGCGCGGCTGGCGATCTACAAGGCGCTGTACGACAACGGTGCGGGCGGAGCGACCGGTACCGACGTCGACATCGTGCACGCCATCGACGACGCGGTCGCTGACGGCGTCGACGTGATCAACTATTCGATCGGCGACGACAGCGAGCGGTTCGGGGCGATCGACGCGACGTTCTTCAACGCCGCTGCCGCCGGGGTGTTCGTGGCCGCTGCCGCCGGGAACTCCGGCCCGTTCGCCAACACCGTCGACAACACGACGCCGTGGCTGACCACGGTGGCCGCCAGCACCACCGACCGGCAGAACACCCGGAAGCTCACCCTCGGCAACGGCACCACCATCGCCGGTGTGGGCATGGGCGCGACCGGCGTCGGGCCGGCCCGACTGGTCTTCGCGAAGGACAGCGCGCTCGACCCGGACGGCGCCTACGGCGCCGGCCTCTGCGCCGACGACACGTTGGATCCGGCCAAGGTCAAGGGTGCGATCGTGCTCTGCGTACGCGGCGAGATCCCTCGTACCGACAAGAGCATCGAGGTGGCGCGGGCCGGCGGGGTCGGCATGGTGCTCTACAACGAAGAGCTGAACTCCCTGAACGCCGACGTGCAGACCGTGCCGACCGTGCACATCAACGAGGTCGACCTGGCCACCGTCACCGCGTACGTCGCGAAGGGCAACGCCACGGCCACCATCTCGCCGAGCAAGCTGGAGACCGTCGAGGCGCCCGCGGTCGCCGCGTTCTCCTCGGCGGGCCCGTCGAACCTCAACGCCGGTGAGCTGCTCAAGCCTGACATCAGCGCGCCCGGTCAGGACATCGTCGCGGCATTCTCCCCCTCCATCGGCGGGAATGACTTCGCTCTGGAGTCGGGCACCTCGATGGCGGCGCCGCACATCGCCGGTATCGCCGCCCTGCTGCTGGCCAAGCACCCCGGCTGGTCGCCGGCGGCGGTCCGCTCGGCGCTGATGACCAGCGCGGTGGACAAGACCGACAAGGGCAACCCGATCAAGATCGGCACGTACGACGCGACCCCGCTCAACTACGGTGCCGGCCAGGTCGAGCCGGGCAGCGCCTTCGACCCGGGTCTGGTCTACGACTCGAACCAGCAGGACTGGATCCAGTACCTGTGTGGGGTGTCCGCCGACCGTGGCAGCGACTTCGGGCTCGCCGACCTGGAGGGCTGCGACACGATCGGCGCGATCGAGACGGCGCAGCTCAACTACCCGTCGATCTCGCTGGGTCGGATGGTGGGCAAGCAGACGGTCACCCGGACCGTCACCAACGTCAGCGACAAGACCAGCACCTACACCTCGTCGGTGCAGGCCCCGGCGGGCTACAAGGTCAAGGTCACCCCGACCAAGATGCAGATCCGTCCGGGCAAGTCCGCCCGCTTCACCGTGGAGGTCACCAACACCGGCGGCCCGTTCGACACCTGGGCCGACGGCTCGTTGACCTGGCGTGACCAGTTCAAGCACGAGGTACGCAGCCCGCTGGTCGTGCACAACTCCGGGCTGATCGCCCCCGACGCCATCACCGGCAAGGGCACCTTCGGCAGCGTCCGGATCGCCGCCGAGGTCGGCTACAAGGGTCAGCTGATCTCCCAGCTCTCCGGCCTGACCTCGGGCACCAGCAGCGTGGTCACCCTGCGGGGTGACGGGCCGAGCTGGGACTGGAGCACGTCGAACAACCTCCCGGTGCCGCTGCCCGCGTCGATCAGCAGGACCACGCTGCACGTACCGGCCGGCACCCGCAGCCCGCTCGTCCAGGTGACGTCGGAGCGGCCCACCTGCTCCCACATCGACTGGGATGACGAGGAGGGGGTGATGGAGTGCACCGAGTTCAGCCTCAACGTCTACGACAAGTTCGGAAAGTTCGTCACCGCCACGGTCAGTGGTCGTGACGGCGCCAAGGTGACGCTGCCGGACGGCGCCGGGGACTACATCGTGGTCGTCGAGCAGGAGTTCACCGAGAACATGCCGGAGGGGGCCAACGCGTACACCATCACCAGCTACCTGCCGGGCGCGCCGGGCACCTCCACCGGCCGGTTCACGATCGACCCGAAGCAACGCAGCGTGCAGCCGGGCGCGACGGCGAACCTGACCCTGCGCTGGTTCGGCCTCGCCCCGGGTCAGCGCTACCTCGGGGTGCTGGAGTTCCGCAACGGTGACGGCTCGCTGAAGACCGTGCCGGTCACCGTCCAGTCCTGA
- a CDS encoding winged helix-turn-helix transcriptional regulator, with product MEDLRDDRDSWSNANCSVARAMDIVGSRSTVLIMREALLGTRRFDDFVRRVGVGEPAMAARLKEMVAADLLERIPYREPGQRTRHEYQLTRKGRELLPVITALRNWGDTWAADDAGPSVAATHRNCGEPVRAVLRCAAGHDVENGDIDITAGPGLIRRG from the coding sequence ATGGAGGACCTACGGGACGACCGCGACTCCTGGTCGAATGCGAACTGCTCGGTGGCCCGAGCGATGGACATCGTCGGCAGCAGGTCGACGGTCCTGATCATGCGCGAGGCCCTGCTCGGTACGCGCCGTTTCGACGACTTCGTCCGCCGAGTCGGCGTCGGCGAGCCCGCCATGGCCGCCCGACTCAAGGAAATGGTCGCCGCCGACCTGCTCGAACGGATCCCCTACCGGGAGCCGGGACAGCGCACCCGCCACGAGTACCAGCTCACCCGCAAGGGCCGCGAACTGCTGCCCGTCATCACCGCACTGCGCAACTGGGGCGACACCTGGGCCGCCGACGACGCCGGCCCGTCCGTCGCCGCCACCCACCGCAACTGTGGCGAGCCGGTCCGCGCGGTGCTCCGCTGCGCCGCCGGCCACGACGTGGAGAACGGCGACATCGACATCACCGCCGGACCAGGCCTGATCCGGCGCGGCTGA
- a CDS encoding MFS transporter produces MTTSTTAPAAPGPPATARSSVRGSRPVTLIAMCLGAMITFLQITATVSALTTIQRDLRVDPTTLIWIPSAYTLMVASVVLSAATLGTRYGRRRMFGAGVIAMIVGAAVVAGAPTVAWVIAGQLVAGLGGALILPNSLAILGATFTDPHRRTEVITAWAAASGIGLAIGPLIAGTLLRHYQWHSVYLSTIALGVATLVIAAIGVAESQPSAARLDVPGLLLGTVAIAAAVYAMIQGGRDGYTSPVVTAAWIIAAVALVGFVLVELRASAPMLDVRLFRSASFSAVMVVAAVSLFGFTGVAILLVLFHERAQALSPLDTGWRMLVLFGAYVLVAFGAGRAIRRTGFKAPLTLGLVLGAVASFALAAQGPTASFGHRWALFALFGAAGGLVVAPATAAALASVAPAQAGMASGAVNAARQVGSVLGSSLLGTLLTTTMLADLPDRLAAHQVGEPIRAAVQAAAATGATGDQPLPDPVRAALAEALTSGVQAGLRVNGIVFLVTAVLALTLVRNRPHQH; encoded by the coding sequence GTGACCACCAGCACCACGGCCCCGGCCGCACCCGGACCACCCGCCACCGCCCGCTCGTCAGTCCGCGGCTCCCGCCCGGTGACCCTGATCGCCATGTGCCTCGGCGCGATGATCACGTTTTTGCAGATCACCGCGACGGTCTCCGCCCTGACCACCATCCAGCGGGACCTACGGGTCGACCCGACCACCCTGATCTGGATCCCCAGCGCCTACACCCTGATGGTGGCGAGCGTGGTGCTGTCCGCCGCCACCCTGGGCACCCGCTACGGGCGCAGGCGCATGTTCGGTGCAGGAGTCATCGCGATGATCGTTGGCGCCGCTGTCGTGGCCGGTGCCCCGACCGTGGCCTGGGTGATCGCGGGGCAGTTGGTCGCGGGCCTCGGCGGGGCACTGATCCTGCCGAACAGCCTGGCGATCCTCGGCGCGACCTTCACCGACCCGCACCGACGTACCGAGGTCATCACCGCCTGGGCGGCGGCCTCGGGCATCGGGCTCGCCATCGGCCCACTCATCGCCGGCACGCTGCTGCGGCACTACCAGTGGCACAGCGTCTACCTGTCGACGATCGCGCTGGGCGTGGCCACCCTCGTCATCGCGGCGATCGGGGTGGCCGAATCCCAGCCGAGCGCCGCCCGACTCGACGTGCCCGGCCTGTTGCTCGGCACCGTCGCCATCGCTGCCGCCGTCTACGCGATGATCCAGGGCGGCAGGGATGGCTACACCAGCCCGGTGGTGACAGCGGCCTGGATCATCGCGGCCGTCGCGCTGGTCGGGTTCGTGCTGGTCGAGCTGCGGGCCAGCGCGCCAATGCTCGACGTACGGCTGTTCCGGTCCGCGTCGTTCAGCGCCGTCATGGTCGTCGCTGCGGTGTCGCTGTTCGGCTTCACCGGCGTGGCGATCCTGCTGGTTCTCTTCCACGAACGCGCCCAGGCGCTCAGTCCACTGGACACCGGCTGGCGGATGCTGGTGCTCTTCGGCGCCTACGTGCTCGTCGCCTTCGGGGCCGGGCGGGCCATTCGTCGTACCGGCTTCAAAGCGCCGCTCACCCTCGGCCTGGTCCTCGGCGCGGTGGCGAGCTTCGCTCTGGCGGCCCAGGGCCCGACCGCGTCGTTCGGTCACCGCTGGGCGTTGTTCGCGTTGTTCGGCGCCGCCGGCGGTCTGGTGGTGGCCCCGGCGACGGCGGCGGCGCTGGCCAGCGTCGCGCCCGCGCAGGCCGGCATGGCCTCCGGGGCGGTCAACGCCGCCCGCCAGGTCGGTTCGGTGCTCGGCTCGTCCCTGCTGGGCACGCTCCTCACCACCACGATGTTGGCCGACCTGCCCGACCGGCTCGCCGCCCACCAGGTCGGCGAACCCATCCGGGCCGCCGTGCAGGCGGCGGCGGCCACCGGCGCCACCGGCGACCAGCCGCTGCCTGATCCGGTACGGGCGGCGCTCGCCGAAGCACTGACCTCCGGCGTTCAGGCCGGGTTGCGGGTCAACGGCATCGTCTTCCTCGTCACCGCCGTGCTCGCGCTCACTCTCGTCCGCAACCGACCCCACCAGCACTGA
- a CDS encoding RidA family protein, producing MNVTLDNPTTVAAPFGDRFAHVARLDLPGGALLMLSGQVGVDDVGAVVAPGDVGAQSERIFELIGALLAAHGATFADVLHVRTFLTDLGDLAGYAAVRNRYFVETRPASTTVEVNRLFLDGAVLEVEVTAAVTRG from the coding sequence ATGAACGTGACCCTGGACAATCCGACGACCGTCGCCGCCCCGTTCGGCGACCGGTTCGCGCACGTCGCCCGCCTCGACCTGCCCGGTGGTGCGTTGCTGATGCTCTCCGGTCAGGTCGGGGTGGACGACGTTGGCGCGGTGGTCGCTCCCGGCGACGTGGGGGCGCAGTCCGAGCGGATCTTCGAGTTGATCGGTGCGCTACTCGCGGCGCACGGCGCCACCTTCGCCGACGTGCTGCACGTCCGGACGTTCCTGACCGACCTCGGCGACCTGGCCGGCTACGCGGCCGTCCGCAACCGCTACTTCGTGGAGACCAGGCCCGCCAGCACCACTGTCGAGGTGAACCGACTCTTCCTCGACGGCGCGGTGCTGGAGGTCGAGGTCACCGCAGCCGTGACCAGAGGCTGA
- a CDS encoding NAD(P)-dependent oxidoreductase encodes MVPCSRSMAAMRNSRWWHGFPTPSVSDMNEIALLGTGTMGTAIGRRLLSTGQRLTVWNRTSVRTAPLVDAGARAAGSPAEAVRNADVVITMLTDAAAVRHTLIGSGAALALRPGTPVIEMSTIGPRAVAELAALLPAGVPLVDAPVAGSAGAAETGRLVVLAGGEESAVERVTPLLETLGTVRRCGGSGRGAALKLVLNTALVTAVTAVADALAVADAVGVDRRTAVEALGTGPLGGAVARATATDAAFAAALAAKDARLALDVLGDAPAPVLRAAASALAAAPRPHDDIARLTDPAAHKEQK; translated from the coding sequence ATGGTGCCATGTTCTCGCAGCATGGCAGCGATGCGTAACAGTCGTTGGTGGCATGGGTTCCCGACACCTAGCGTTAGCGACATGAACGAGATCGCCCTGCTGGGCACGGGCACGATGGGCACCGCGATCGGCCGTCGGCTGCTGTCGACCGGGCAGCGGCTCACCGTCTGGAACCGCACTTCCGTCCGGACGGCACCGCTCGTCGACGCCGGGGCGCGAGCCGCCGGCAGCCCGGCCGAGGCGGTCCGAAACGCCGACGTGGTGATCACCATGCTCACCGACGCGGCCGCTGTCCGGCACACGCTGATCGGCTCCGGTGCGGCATTGGCGCTGCGGCCGGGCACCCCCGTGATCGAGATGTCCACCATCGGTCCCCGGGCCGTGGCGGAATTGGCCGCGCTGCTGCCGGCGGGAGTGCCGCTGGTGGACGCTCCGGTCGCCGGCAGTGCCGGCGCTGCCGAGACGGGCCGGCTCGTGGTGTTGGCCGGCGGGGAGGAATCGGCCGTCGAGCGGGTCACCCCACTGCTGGAGACGTTGGGCACGGTCCGCCGCTGCGGCGGCTCCGGCCGGGGCGCCGCGCTGAAGCTGGTACTCAACACCGCACTGGTCACTGCGGTCACGGCGGTCGCCGACGCGCTCGCCGTCGCGGACGCCGTCGGCGTAGACCGGCGTACGGCGGTCGAGGCGCTCGGCACCGGGCCGCTCGGCGGTGCCGTCGCCCGGGCGACCGCCACGGACGCCGCGTTCGCCGCCGCCCTGGCCGCCAAGGACGCCCGGCTCGCCCTCGACGTGCTGGGCGACGCGCCGGCGCCCGTGCTGCGCGCCGCCGCGTCGGCGTTGGCGGCGGCGCCCCGTCCGCACGACGACATCGCTCGCCTTACTGACCCTGCCGCGCACAAGGAGCAAAAATGA
- a CDS encoding LysR family transcriptional regulator, which produces MQLNALQVFRAVAEHGSITAAARSLRYTQSAVSRQIAALEAETGSPLLDRLPRGVALTEQGRCLLGHAEAVLDRLDTARRDLAALRDLSTGRLRVGAFPTAVAALVPRALASFKSDHPEVALSLVEGLTPRLLERLVDGDADVAVVSAASDQPLDGDHFDLHHLVDEALLVAVPRTHRLAHRRTIRLRDLADESFIAGSATAEETLLRATLPAGFRPRIDIVAAEWTGKLGCVAAGLGVALVPALAVRAAPPDLTLLRLHPDDASVRRIFAVTVAGRSQPPAVRRFLAHLDRAAELV; this is translated from the coding sequence ATGCAGCTGAACGCGCTTCAGGTCTTCCGTGCCGTCGCCGAGCACGGCTCCATCACGGCTGCGGCCCGCAGCCTGCGCTACACGCAGTCGGCGGTGTCCCGACAGATCGCCGCGCTGGAAGCCGAGACCGGGTCGCCGTTGCTGGACCGCCTGCCGCGCGGTGTCGCCCTGACCGAGCAGGGTCGTTGCCTGCTCGGTCACGCCGAGGCTGTGCTCGACCGGCTGGACACCGCCCGACGGGACCTGGCGGCGCTGCGTGACCTGTCCACCGGCCGGTTGCGGGTCGGCGCGTTCCCCACAGCGGTCGCCGCGCTCGTGCCACGCGCTCTGGCCAGCTTCAAGTCCGACCATCCCGAGGTGGCCCTGTCACTGGTCGAAGGGCTCACGCCGAGGCTGCTGGAACGCCTGGTCGACGGCGACGCCGACGTCGCCGTGGTGAGCGCCGCGTCCGATCAGCCGCTCGACGGCGACCACTTCGACCTGCACCACCTTGTCGACGAGGCGCTGCTGGTGGCCGTTCCCCGGACGCATCGGCTCGCCCACCGGCGGACGATCCGCCTGCGCGACCTGGCCGACGAGTCGTTCATCGCCGGCTCGGCGACCGCCGAGGAGACCCTGCTGCGAGCGACCCTACCGGCGGGTTTCCGGCCGCGGATCGACATCGTCGCGGCGGAATGGACCGGCAAGCTGGGCTGTGTCGCGGCCGGCCTGGGTGTCGCGCTGGTGCCGGCGCTGGCCGTACGCGCCGCTCCGCCCGACCTGACCCTGCTCCGCCTGCATCCCGACGACGCCTCCGTCCGGCGGATCTTCGCGGTCACCGTCGCCGGTCGGAGCCAACCTCCGGCGGTGCGGCGGTTCCTCGCCCACCTGGACCGGGCGGCGGAGCTGGTCTGA
- a CDS encoding glycosyltransferase family 4 protein, with translation MRVALLGPVAWRTPPHHYGPWEQVTGLLAEGLASRGVDVTLFATLDSVTSAQLDGVCPRGYADDPDMDGRVWEAMHVSHAMARSAQFDLVHSHLDWLPLAFAEHCDAPLLTTVHGFSGAGILPAYARARSSYVSISDADRAPELDYVATVYHGVDLNGLPFSSDAGPGLAAFGRIHPDKGTHTAIEIARRAGRPLTICGIVQDERYFAEQVAPHIDGDQVVFLGSVGPRRRAEVLGGSTALLHPIAFDEPFGLSVVESMVCGTPVVAYKRGSMPEVVDDGVTGFLVNTVDQAVDAVTRVAGLDRAGCRARARQRFSADRMVTDYLAVYEQLVRN, from the coding sequence GTGAGGGTGGCGCTGCTCGGACCGGTCGCCTGGCGTACGCCCCCGCACCACTACGGCCCGTGGGAGCAGGTGACCGGCCTGCTCGCGGAGGGGCTGGCCAGCCGTGGCGTCGACGTGACGCTCTTCGCGACACTGGATTCCGTGACCTCCGCCCAGCTCGACGGAGTCTGCCCACGGGGGTACGCGGACGATCCGGACATGGACGGTCGGGTGTGGGAGGCGATGCACGTCTCCCACGCGATGGCCCGCTCGGCGCAGTTCGACCTGGTGCACAGCCACCTCGACTGGCTGCCACTGGCGTTCGCGGAGCACTGTGACGCTCCGCTGCTGACCACAGTGCACGGCTTTTCCGGCGCGGGGATCCTGCCCGCCTACGCCCGAGCCCGCTCGTCGTACGTGTCGATCTCCGACGCCGACCGGGCACCTGAGCTCGACTACGTCGCCACGGTTTACCACGGCGTCGATCTCAACGGGTTGCCGTTCAGCAGTGACGCCGGCCCTGGGCTGGCCGCCTTCGGCCGGATCCACCCCGACAAGGGCACCCACACCGCGATCGAGATCGCCCGCCGCGCCGGCCGACCCCTGACCATCTGCGGGATCGTGCAGGACGAGCGGTACTTCGCCGAACAGGTGGCCCCCCACATCGACGGCGACCAGGTCGTCTTCCTCGGGTCGGTGGGTCCCCGACGGCGCGCGGAGGTGCTGGGCGGCAGCACCGCGCTGCTGCACCCGATCGCCTTCGACGAGCCGTTCGGACTGTCGGTGGTGGAATCGATGGTCTGCGGCACTCCGGTCGTCGCCTACAAGCGGGGGTCCATGCCGGAGGTCGTCGACGACGGGGTGACGGGCTTCCTGGTCAACACCGTCGATCAGGCCGTCGACGCGGTCACCCGGGTAGCCGGCCTCGATCGGGCCGGGTGTCGGGCGCGGGCTCGGCAGCGCTTCAGCGCGGACCGGATGGTCACCGACTATCTCGCCGTCTACGAGCAGCTCGTCCGCAACTGA
- a CDS encoding glycosyltransferase, with the protein MLSYGFLSTHPPTRCGLATFNAALAAQMTADGARGGIVRVTDHGDDQRPGPGVVHTWSARNPSGWRDAAAALNAFDVAIVQHEYGIYPGTDGEEVLPLLRRLSVPSIVVLHTVLSQPSARQKSLLEQIVATAGAVVTMTDTARDRLLVGYAVPAGKVTVIPHGAAELAGVPVDRRTRPHLLTWGLLGPGKGIEWSLRALARLQDLEPTPTYTVAGRTHPKVIEHHGEAYRAGLHQLGAQLGVAHAVDYQDVYHDQEALGRLIRSADVVVLPYDSREQVTSGVLIEAVAAGVPVVATAFPHAVELLTGGPGLVVPHQNPVALAKAIRRVLTEPGLAARLAGRVRPLAPHLRWPAVAARYGALAVELTDARSPAVSAVPA; encoded by the coding sequence ATGCTCAGCTACGGATTCCTCAGCACCCACCCACCGACCCGGTGTGGGCTGGCCACGTTCAACGCCGCCCTCGCCGCCCAGATGACCGCCGACGGCGCCCGCGGTGGCATCGTCCGGGTCACCGACCACGGCGACGACCAGCGACCCGGACCCGGGGTCGTGCACACGTGGTCGGCGCGTAACCCATCCGGCTGGCGGGACGCGGCCGCTGCCCTGAACGCCTTCGACGTGGCGATCGTCCAGCACGAGTACGGCATCTACCCCGGCACCGACGGCGAGGAGGTCCTGCCGTTGCTGCGGCGGCTCAGCGTGCCGAGCATCGTGGTTCTGCACACCGTGCTCAGCCAGCCCTCGGCCCGGCAGAAATCCCTGTTGGAGCAGATCGTGGCCACTGCCGGGGCGGTCGTCACGATGACCGACACGGCCCGCGACCGGCTGCTCGTCGGGTACGCCGTGCCAGCGGGCAAGGTGACGGTCATCCCGCACGGCGCCGCCGAGCTCGCCGGTGTGCCCGTCGACCGGCGTACCCGCCCGCACCTGCTGACCTGGGGGCTGCTCGGGCCGGGCAAGGGCATCGAGTGGTCGTTGCGGGCCCTCGCGCGGTTGCAGGATCTCGAACCGACTCCGACCTACACGGTGGCGGGGCGCACCCACCCGAAGGTGATCGAGCACCACGGTGAGGCGTACCGGGCGGGGCTGCACCAGCTCGGCGCCCAGTTGGGCGTCGCGCACGCCGTCGACTACCAGGATGTCTACCACGACCAGGAGGCACTGGGCCGGTTGATCCGCTCCGCCGACGTGGTCGTCCTGCCCTACGACTCCCGCGAACAGGTCACCTCCGGCGTACTCATCGAAGCGGTGGCCGCCGGGGTGCCCGTCGTGGCGACGGCGTTCCCGCATGCCGTCGAGTTGCTGACCGGTGGGCCGGGTCTTGTCGTACCCCACCAGAATCCGGTGGCACTGGCCAAGGCGATCCGGCGGGTCCTGACCGAACCGGGCCTGGCCGCCCGGTTGGCCGGCCGGGTTCGCCCGCTGGCCCCGCACCTGCGCTGGCCTGCGGTGGCAGCCCGCTACGGTGCCCTCGCCGTAGAGCTCACTGACGCCCGCTCGCCCGCCGTCAGTGCCGTGCCGGCGTGA
- a CDS encoding glycosyltransferase, with amino-acid sequence MTAPAPSFAHLARLSDDTGLFEHARHAIVRREHGYCTDDVARGLVVVSREPEPSEELLRLAECYLAFLTHAQDSSGAFHNRLGHDRRWADEPGLGDWWGRALWGLGTAVARSPASWVREEALVAFSRGATRRAKAPHTMAFAGLGAAEVLRRHPGHVAAASLLADAASTVGRAGSDPRWPWPRQELTYANAALAEVVIAASQLREGGPPLDDGLRMLAWLRTVQLRDGRLSVVPAGGWRHGAVRLHHDQQPIEVAALADACATASMVTGDPQWDTGVRQAVGWFLGDNDLGMVMWDPATGGGYDGLTAHGPNLNQGAESTIALISTLQHARRWS; translated from the coding sequence GTGACCGCACCTGCGCCGAGCTTCGCGCATCTGGCTCGGCTGAGCGACGACACCGGTCTGTTCGAGCACGCCCGGCACGCGATCGTCCGCCGCGAGCACGGCTACTGCACCGACGACGTGGCCCGTGGCCTGGTGGTCGTCAGCCGTGAGCCGGAGCCGAGCGAGGAGTTGCTCCGGCTCGCGGAGTGCTACCTGGCGTTCCTGACCCACGCGCAGGACTCCAGCGGCGCCTTTCACAACCGACTCGGGCACGACCGGCGCTGGGCCGACGAACCAGGGCTCGGCGACTGGTGGGGCCGGGCGCTGTGGGGCCTGGGCACGGCCGTCGCCCGCAGCCCCGCATCCTGGGTACGCGAGGAGGCGCTGGTCGCGTTCAGCCGGGGTGCCACCCGACGCGCCAAGGCGCCGCACACGATGGCCTTCGCCGGTCTGGGTGCGGCCGAGGTGCTCCGCCGGCACCCGGGCCACGTCGCCGCCGCGTCCCTGCTGGCGGACGCGGCCAGCACGGTCGGCCGAGCCGGGTCCGACCCGCGGTGGCCGTGGCCACGGCAGGAGCTGACCTACGCGAACGCGGCCCTCGCCGAGGTGGTCATCGCGGCCAGCCAGCTTCGCGAGGGTGGCCCACCTCTCGACGACGGTCTGCGAATGTTGGCCTGGCTGCGCACTGTCCAGCTCCGCGACGGGCGGCTGTCGGTCGTACCCGCCGGTGGGTGGCGGCACGGCGCCGTACGACTGCACCACGACCAGCAGCCGATCGAGGTCGCCGCCCTCGCCGATGCCTGCGCCACGGCGTCCATGGTCACCGGGGACCCCCAGTGGGACACCGGGGTGCGGCAGGCGGTCGGGTGGTTCCTCGGCGACAACGACCTTGGCATGGTGATGTGGGATCCGGCGACCGGCGGCGGCTACGACGGGCTGACCGCGCACGGGCCCAACCTCAACCAGGGTGCCGAATCCACCATCGCGCTCATCTCCACCCTGCAGCACGCCCGGCGGTGGTCGTGA